In a single window of the Magnolia sinica isolate HGM2019 chromosome 7, MsV1, whole genome shotgun sequence genome:
- the LOC131251478 gene encoding peptidyl-prolyl cis-trans isomerase FKBP17-2, chloroplastic — MATIFGSTSFICHPLTKLQLSSSQQSPQQQPSQVPQSPTQETSSIKSEPLKPTKLITTPESTDWIASSLTRRFGLGAGLAWAGFLAVGVLSEQIKTRLEVSQQEANTKDVKEEEVVLPNGIRYYEMRIGGGASPRPGDLVVIDLNGRLQGNGQVFVDTFGGDKKPLALVMGSRPYTKGMCEGIEYVLRSMKSGGKRRVVIPPTLGFGEKGADLGSGVQIPPNATLEFVVQVDKVSIAPA; from the exons ATGGCCACCATCTTTGGatctacatcgttcatctgtCACCCACTTACAAAGCTTCAATTGTCATCTTCACAGCAATCACCACAACAGCAACCATCACAAGTACCTCAGTCTCCAACACAAGAGACCAGCTCCATCAAATCAGAACCATTAAAGCCCACCAAGCTCATCACCACACCTGAGTCGACGGACTGGATCGCTTCCTCCTTAACCAGGCGGTTCGGCCTCGGTGCGGGCCTTGCATGGGCCGGTTTTCTCGCCGTTGGTGTCCTCTCCGAACAGATCAAGACCCGTCTTGAAGTGTCCCAACAAGAAGCAAACACCAa GGACGTGAAGGAAGAAGAGGTGGTGCTTCCTAATGGCATCAG GTACTACGAGATGCGGATTGGCGGTGGGGCATCTCCGAGGCCAGGTGATCTTGTCGTGATCGATCTGAACGGTAGATTGCAAGGTAATGGGCAAGTGTTTGTGGACACATTTGGTGGGGACAAGAAGCCACTGGCCCTTGTGATGGGATCAAGGCCATACACAAAAGGAATGTGTGAAGGGATAGAGTATGTATTGAGATCAATGAAATCAGGGGGGAAAAGGAGAGTTGTAATTCCTCCAACACTTGGGTTTGGAGAGAAGGGTGCTGATTTAGGGTCAGGTGTCCAAATACCACCAAATGCAAcccttgaatttgtagtacaggTTGATAAGGTTTCAATTGCACCTGCTTAA